A segment of the Scophthalmus maximus strain ysfricsl-2021 chromosome 11, ASM2237912v1, whole genome shotgun sequence genome:
aaaaaatgcatgggtTGAAATCTAAGACAGAGAAGGTGAAGTGATGCAGTTATAAGGATAAttgcaacatttattttattttatacataacTCATTACCATATATCATCATGTTAATTACAGTGCAGTAATATAAGACATACAAACGCATACAAACCTTACAAAACAATAGGATCGTGTTTCCTGTGAGCAAACCATGCCTGCAAACACAACGGCCACAATTGTGATTATTCACTTACAGGAAACATTAAAGTTTCACAAAGAGATATCTTTGATATTACCATGGACATAGAATTGTGTATATGCCCATTGCGAGAGTTTGAGCCACATTAATTCACTTTCTGGCGGACggtcactttttggcaccacaccggCCAGCAGACCAGACTCTGTGTATCCCCTAACAGGCCGCACGGCAGACTCGTCGGACTTGTCCTCCACAGATTCAAGTCTGTTGATGTCCACAGTACCAAGGACACATGGTAGATAGCCCAATAACCTGTGGGGTTAttttttatggagagaaaatagtctcaaaaaagggtcacaaatgtgtaacaCACGATCCACAAGTGAAAGATAAGAGTTACAAATGCGTACAGTGATCTGTGCGTAACTTTGGAGAGCCGTGCACACGCATTTAACAGTCTCTAAGTGAATACAAACAATGTCACACgtgtttttagacatttgtacTCACAGGAAGCTGTTGGAAAGTGAAGATTATTAGATTGGTAAAGTTACGTGTGCACAGattgctttgtatttgtgtgtggattcTAACACGTATTTGTGAGTACCCAAAGTGATGCACAGATCATTGTATGCATTTGTGAGTACCCAAAGTGATGCACACAAAGTGATGCACAGATCATTGTACGCATTTGTAACTCTTATCTTTCGcttgtagatcatgtgatacacatttgtgacctttttgaGACTATTTGTCTCCCCACGGGTTTTGTCCCTGCACGTCCAGATGGACTCAGACCTTCTACTCGTGTGAATATATACCACTGTTCCAAAAAACTCCATAAAGTGAAAGGATAAGTTTTCGCAGCAATATGTGGTAAAGTAGAAATAATGTTAACGGCAGTAACAtgacataactttttttttttttaacgctgtGAAATTATCAGCCTGTATGCTCGGTTGTTCTCAAATCCTCTACTTGAGTAAAGAACACCAATACCACAAAATAAAGACACTGTGTCACAAGTAAAAGTCATGaattcaaagacatttttttttgcagaagttTAGTTGTATTAACAGCAGTATCCctgtaacaattttttttaaaaacgtttgtTGCATGTATTTACAGCATGGCCTTAGACTGGTTTCTCGTTACGATTTTAGTGATTTGTTTTATTaccacattttcatatttgcctcaatgtttttctaatattgtctttgtttttctgcaatttCCCCTTTGGTATTAAAAAGCGCTCTAGTGTCTTATATACCAGACTATACCAGTCAccacatttcagaggaaaatacTGAATTCAAAACAGGTATATAACATATTTAACACAATTGCTGAGTTCAAAGTAGTCAATAATACATTAAACAATATAGTACATTTTCCATATACTTCTTTTATCCTGCCACTCACTGTCTGTGTAATATTGAGCAATTAATGagtatttttgattttaatgttgtggaAGCTAACAGAGGTTGAGCTTTTAACTACTTCAGATCATCGGGTGGTTTAATCTATAGCATGAAGCTCACCTAAGGTTTTGTGTGTAAGAACTTACAATCACTCTTACTATAAGATAAATAGTTAGTTATGCAGcaaaaaatgcaatatttctATTTGTAATGTAGTGGTGTCGAGGTGTAAggtaacaaaagaaaataagaatagGCGGACTGGTTTTATCCTCAGTTAAGGgcactttttttattactaGCTAAACACACTGAGAAAATACTGGCCCAGTGTCACATAATGCTATAAAATGAGTTGTACTTTATACTCTACATCTCTGCAGGGAACctcaaaatgaacaaacacgactttaattcaaaaaatgttgcaaaaaaaatgacagcgagagagagatgcatcaagtaaaaaagatgaagaaaaaattatACACATTATTAGAGGGGGCTTTTAATATTGgagggttgttttttgtatGAGAGCCcttttgtaaaatatacaaataagaaCACAGAGGTATTGTAGACCATACTATAACTTTTAATAGTGATCGATTAATCTTGGTCCACTTTCAAatgtatctactgtacaacTGGTAGCACAGTAGACATACATGTACTATGTAGTAACTACTGGCTGTTGCTGTATTGCATTTACAGTCAGTAGACTTATTATACGATGCTAGGATAATGTTAATGATGATATGAGCTTTCATTTGGGAAGGAACACGTGAGACAGAATCTGCATATATGCTTTATTTTCTTATGATGTATCACAGACTCTTTGGTTTCTGATTCCTGCTCCTGAGCTTCTGACGTACCACAGCAACAGTGGTGAAGAAATTTCCCATGAACAGGATGAGGAAGCAGAGACCACACATCAGGACCTGACATCacatggaaaacaaagaaaatagaGAACAACACAATGAGTCAGCATAATCTATTTGATTCATTATGATGTTCTAATGGTGATGATCATAAAGTAGCATAGCTTGTGAGTATGTGAATTCAAAACCACAAGGGTTTTAGAAACTACATTTATGCAGCAGCAAGTAATAATGCAAAAACTCACTGTAATGCAACACTAAGCTCTCAATAATATATTCAACCAAATATTTGAAGAGAGCTATACAGATATTACCCTCCTTATAGAGTTTATACAGTATGAGCAAAAAGGGAGGTCTGATGCTGGAAAGATAAATAGATACAGTAAATATGATTAATAACTGTTATTAAACAGGAACAGAATGAAATAGTAAAACTTGGAGAATGTGAAGTCACTGACCTGCCATTCTTTACAGTCTGGTAGCTGAGCCattctgaagagagagaggccatTGAAGAGCTGCCAGAACTGCGAGGACCAAACAGGAGTTTCTTATGTTAAGGAGTGAATAGATATACAGTACTTTATAATGatgcaaacacactgacagtTAAGCTGTTATCCAGATTTCCAAAGAACTAGATATTGTCCATAAATCAATCATTCCTGAATATTCAAGGTAATTATAGGTGTTCAACGacctaactttttttttaaatctgcttttTGTATCACCCAGTCTAAACCATGACAATGCATGTTTTAAACGCAAATCAAGCAATTGAGGAAACTGTTGCACATTATGTCACAGACTGTACTCACATGaccaaaaaagaggaaaggcaAAAGAAACGTCAGCCCTTTCCACATCCAGGACTGAAAACCCTCTGAAACCAGAAAACAGATCAAGTTAAAgtgggttttttctctctctatacTCCCACATTTGTTTATTACAGCAACACCAATGAGGAGCAATAAAGACATAATGTGTCACAAAGCTTtaacatttatacaaaatattcagttatgATAAGCTTGACTGAGTGCATTTGCACTCCGTGTCCTTGAGTCACTCACCCACGGTCAGATCCATGTTGTGTCTTTCTCCCAGAGCTCGTAATCTGTACAGGCATCCACTCTGATAATAGCACTGCAGACACTGAACAAAACCTGGACGTTCCAGGtgaaacaaatcttttttttatatttgaaaaaagttttaaccacaaatttttttcacaaaagtaCTTTGACCTTACTTTGATACAAGGAGTAGGCAAGGAACTGGTTCCTGAAAATCTTGTAAAGGTTCCCATCTGGCCTTAGgggtgaaagggggggggggggggggggtattctttgtaaaataaactttCAATGTTTCTTAATatgtaatgtattattttaatattcctCTACTCACCATGTGAGCATCACACCAGACAAAAAAGCTGAGATGTAGTGATGAAAAACCCACCAACCTTTGATTCTACGATgcatgacacatttttatttgatgttaGACTGTATAGTTTTACAATTTCAAGCATTCTTCATAATGATGAAGCGAATGAGAGGGCTATGCACAGTATATATCGAATTATATACAAAACATGAccaagaaaagagaagaatatATAGAGTGGCGGGGCTGACCTGGAGCCATTGGTGATGAGGATACTTTCCCTGATAGTTAATGTGCAATAGTACCAAACCAGAAGGAAATTGAGGATCGCATCGAGAAATCTAGAGTCAGGGACATTAAGAAAAATGCTGGATTTAGACATGCAGCACATACGGTGTCCATGTGGGCTAATGAACTCATTGTATCGTACAAGGATGTAGCAGCTGTGATGTGCAAAATATTCTGATGCATACCTGTAGCTCACAAAGAAATAGCATATGCAGGAAAAGAGCAGCAGGATGACTGTGGAGCACAGCTTGAACGTCTCGTATTCATCTTTGTAGGCAAATCTGACAAAGATGTGACATATTAAGGACTGCAGTTCAAGGTCTGAGTGAACAAACGAAATAGGCAGAAATTCATCAGCAAAGGAAATGCTCTGTCTTAGTTTGACTTATGGAAATAAGGTACTTCAGTATTGCAACCTATTGATGTCCTGGAGCATCAGTGACGGAATCACATTACTATGATAAATCATTTCACAGCATGGGAATGATACAGTTCACATATAAATGTGAAGAGGTTCTGGTTGAAAAATGAAGTTTATCTATAGGTGAATGTTaccatgaaaataaataacggatttaaaaaaggatttttgtGTTGGCGTTGATCATCATTTCTTACTTTGACTGCTTGCTGAGAAGAGTGACATTCACATTTCCAAGGACCAGACTGAGATACAGCCTGCAATTTGAAATAATCATATTGATTTCACCTTATGTAAAGAAATCATcccgcttaaaaaaaaatgcaatcacaGCAATGACAGCCATTCTAATtctgtaaataaagaaaagttcTCACCCATTTTTCTTCGGAAGAAAAGCTTCCATTTCAAAGAAAGCATTTGGCCGTGTTTTCATTCGGTTTTTCATCCCATCTATGTCGTCTGATGTTTCTGTGCTGCATCTGATGGATTATAAGTTTGTATCATTAGCataatattacatatttacagtatgtgttcattTGAGATGAGGAGGGTCCAGTTCCTGTGTACAACAGATTAGAGTCCATGCTAatttttggatgtttttgtgGACACTTACTTATTCACCAGGTGGGATATCTCCTTCAGTCTTCTTCGCTGATGGgaaatggaggaggagcaggtctTTTGTAGTTTGGAAATTTCTTCCAGTTTCTGTAAATAGGTTCTGTGTGTCTCCTGGaagacacatgaacacaggGTTGCATCgttaaccaaaaaaaaaatttttgcTTGGTTATTATCTAGAGCACAACCAAGATATTTGACATTAGACCAAGCATTACCAATACATGGTGGCTTTATAGGAAGTATAATTACAGACTAAACATTTCATCATGTGGTCTGAGAAGCACGACAGTGAGCAAGTAGTATGTTAAGCATAAGATTTATGCAACTGACTCCCGTGAATCAGTTTGTTACCTGAAGTTTTAAATATTCTTCTTCCAGGCATTGCCACTCGTCCAGGATGTTTGTTGAACCTTGCGGCATTTTCCACTAAACCTTCCACTGAATTAAACTGGCAAAATAAttcccacacacactgaaattaaaatccCTAAAATTCCTTACACAACGAGAAAAGACTCGTACTAATGCTATGTGAATTACCCTGCAAGGTGCGTATCACATCTCTATGGACGGTTTATTGCATAAAGTGAACTTTGAACCTAAAGTGAAGATTTTCTCTTGGACATTGTTCTGTGGAAATTCTCTGGTTATCACTCCGTTCGGTTATCAGCGCTAAAAGCAACAGGTTATTGTAAACTACATTGTATAAGACTAGAGGTCTATATTTTTACATGGCTTCACATCCAAAACATCTGTTGGACTAAAGCATCTACAAACTCACTTTACAAATCAGACTGGAGTCAGGCTGATTGTTTTTGGCTGTAATTGGATCccaaacacatgaaaataatccttttaaaatctaatttaaacagtttttaatgaaaatgttatgTGTTCTTGATGATTGTGAAACTTTTACTATCATAAAAGTGGGGAATCTCAGGCCTCTTGGCCGTGTGGGCCTGCCAGACGGGCAGATTTGGCCAGCAAGAAAATAGAAATCAACAATTCTCATGACAGCCACTGTTTATTTTCTAAGACAACATAAAATAATAGacttaaaagttaaaagttaaCTGTTGTAATAAATGTCGGAGGAGACTTTTACTCTGAAATGTGCGAGCGGAAAGGGGCGCACCAGACTGGCGCATGCGCACCACACCGGAACACAAGTAGTTGTTGTAGTCTGGTCAGAGCGAGCCGCGGTGCGGAGGAGAGGTCAGTCCACGGCTGCATCTTCACACGGACGCGCTCTCTGCACAGGTTCATGGACACTAACTGACCATACCCAGGGCCCGCCCGAGTGAGGCaacacaggcaaacaaacaGCACCGCAACATTTTCACGACAGAGGTAAACATTCACCTGTGTGAGTGCCGCGACCCACAGctcagctaacgttagcctcaTCTAGCTAGCACGCTAACGCCATTCTTGTCACTGTCAAAGTTGTTGTGATAGTTACGTGCGTTCACGCCGGAGAAACGTGGAGTGTCTCACCCCTTGGATAACTCAGTAATATTGGCCATTTACTGCCGGTCTTGGTGCTGGCAAATGTATTCATGAATGACGACAGTGAAATCAAAGTACCcaaaacagaaactgtgtgTGAATAATTCTTCAGAATTTGTC
Coding sequences within it:
- the LOC118299891 gene encoding ion channel TACAN isoform X1: MPQGSTNILDEWQCLEEEYLKLQETHRTYLQKLEEISKLQKTCSSSISHQRRRLKEISHLVNKCSTETSDDIDGMKNRMKTRPNAFFEMEAFLPKKNGLYLSLVLGNVNVTLLSKQSKFAYKDEYETFKLCSTVILLLFSCICYFFVSYRFLDAILNFLLVWYYCTLTIRESILITNGSRIKGWWVFHHYISAFLSGVMLTWPDGNLYKIFRNQFLAYSLYQSFVQCLQCYYQSGCLYRLRALGERHNMDLTVEGFQSWMWKGLTFLLPFLFFGHFWQLFNGLSLFRMAQLPDCKEWQVLMCGLCFLILFMGNFFTTVAVVRQKLRSRNQKPKSL
- the LOC118299891 gene encoding ion channel TACAN isoform X2, whose amino-acid sequence is MPQGSTNILDEWQCLEEEYLKLQETHRTYLQKLEEISKLQKTCSSSISHQRRRLKEISHLVNKCSTETSDDIDGMKNRMKTRPNAFFEMEAFLPKKNGLYLSLVLGNVNVTLLSKQSKFAYKDEYETFKLCSTVILLLFSCICYFFVSYRFLDAILNFLLVWYYCTLTIRESILITNGSRIKGWWVFHHYISAFLSGVMLTWPDGNLYKIFRNQFLAYSLYQMSAVLLSEWMPVQITSSGRKTQHGSDRGGFSVLDVERADVSFAFPLFWSFLAALQWPLSLQNGSATRL